The Urbifossiella limnaea nucleotide sequence GGCGTGCTCGTGCCGTGGGCGTTGATGTAGTCCACGTCGGTCGGGTTCCAGCCGGCCTCGGCCAGCGCCGCCCGCATCGCCGCGGCCGCGCCGGCGCCGTCCTCGTGCGGGGCCGTGATGTGGTACGCGTCCGCCGTGTTCCCGCAGCCGACCACTTCCGCGTAAATCTTCGCGCCGCGGGCCTTCGCGTGCTCCAACTCCTCAATGACGAGGATGCCGGCCCCCTCGGCGAGTACGAAGCCGTCGCGGCCGGCGTCGAACGGGCGGCTGGCGTGGGCCGGGTCGTCGTTGCGCTCCGACAGCGCCCGGCAGGCGATGAACCCGCCCAGGCCCATCGGCGTGATCGCGGCCTCGGTGCCGCCGGTGACCATCACGTCGGCGAACCCGTAGGCGATCTGCCGCATGGCGTCGCCGATGGCGTGCGCCGCCGACGAGCACGCGGTGCTGACCGTGGTGTTCGGCCCCTGGAGGTGGTACCGGATCGAGATGTTCCCGGCCGCCGAGTTGGCGATCATCTTGGGGATGATGAACGGGCTGAGCCGGTTCGGCCCCTTGGCGGGGTTCAGCAGGTCGTGGTGGCCGCTCTCGAACTCGGCCAGCCCGCCGATGCCGCTGCCGATGATCACGCCGCAGCGAAACGGGTCGGCCTTCGAGACGTCGAACCCGCTGTCCTTGATGGCCTCGTCGGCGGCGACCATGCCGAGCTGGACGACGCGGTCGAGCCGCTTGGCGGCGCGGGCGTCGATCACCGGGGCGGGGGTGAAGTTCTTGACCTCGCCGCCGATGCGGACCTTGTAGGCGGACGCGTCGAAGAGCGTGATCGGGGCGATGCCGGACTGTGC carries:
- the fabF gene encoding beta-ketoacyl-ACP synthase II, producing MTRRRVVITGLGTVNPLAHDVPAYWRALLAAQSGIAPITLFDASAYKVRIGGEVKNFTPAPVIDARAAKRLDRVVQLGMVAADEAIKDSGFDVSKADPFRCGVIIGSGIGGLAEFESGHHDLLNPAKGPNRLSPFIIPKMIANSAAGNISIRYHLQGPNTTVSTACSSAAHAIGDAMRQIAYGFADVMVTGGTEAAITPMGLGGFIACRALSERNDDPAHASRPFDAGRDGFVLAEGAGILVIEELEHAKARGAKIYAEVVGCGNTADAYHITAPHEDGAGAAAAMRAALAEAGWNPTDVDYINAHGTSTPLGDVAETKAVKHVFGDHAKKLMMSSTKSMIGHLLGASGGVEAIACALSIQQGKVHPTANLTQQDVAGGCDLDYVPNVARDARVRRVLSNSFGFGGHNCSLALAAV